From the genome of Apostichopus japonicus isolate 1M-3 chromosome 17, ASM3797524v1, whole genome shotgun sequence:
CTCTGGATTGAAGATAACGTCCCTCTTCGTCTTCTTGAAGAACAGCCAGCAGTTCAGTTACATCCACCTCTCCTCCATCCTCATCGATGGGATGTAGCTCCCGAGGCTGTCTTAGCTGAGGATTGGTACTTCCGGAGGAAGTTAACATCCGTCCTTGTAAGTTTTCTCCATCAGGTTCCTTTgcaacaaaattattaaacGTACATTGTAATAGTATAGTATCCAATGGAGACTTGACAAGGGATGGTAAGTTCAGTAAAGTCTCAGTGAGATTCCGGAAAAGCATacaattttgtaacaaataaatcaatcaattaaaaaGAATCAAGGAATGTCCCCTTTCGTGAAACTATAGTGATGCACAAATGTTGCAACAAGACAAGAAAACTTACAGCCATCTCGTCATCCACTGAAAACTGAATGTAATCACATCTTTTGGCCAACAATTCCCCAAGTTCTTCAGAAAGGTCCACGAATTTTGGTCTGTCCGCTGGGTCCTCTTGCCAACATTTGAGCATCAACTGATAGCTAAAAACAGTAAGAAAATCAACAAACAGGTCGATATCACCCACCAAATATGttgtttattgtaaattttgtattaagtagtttcttttcataatacaagtacaagtaattaataaaattagtaaataataatacaagtacacacacatatacacacataaatacatatatatatatatatatatatatatatatatacctttgcaGACTGACAATGACTCTGAACATTGAATGAAAATACTGTTTGGAAGTTTCGAATGTCTGCACTTGTGTTGATTGAAAACTTCTTCAGATCACACAGAACTATACTCACATGTCATCTGGACAATGCTCCGCTTTCTCCATACGATAGCCTTCTCGTAACTTATTCACCAGAAATCGCAGTGCCATGCCAGGATATGGCGATCCACccaatgtaaatatttcatgtaatacAACGCCGAATGACCACCTAAGAAGTAAAATGAGACAGAATATTAGCACGTCGTTCTTATATTTCTTTCGCCAGATTGAACGTCAAGTTACCTTTATGAAACAGTACCTTATTGACCACATCTATACGCAAATTTTcccaaaaatttctttttattcaaGAATATCTATATTTTTGCACCCTATGGTACATTTTTTATCGAAAATAATAATGTCACTCCCTGTGTTGTATGTTAAGCACAAGACCCAATATTTTCCCTTGATCGAAATTTACAGAAAAGACGTAGAAAATAACTCAAGCAATACATGTTGTAAAGATTAAAGCTGCCATTCAAATCGACATATTGAATGACATGATTACtgtaaaatacatatacaattcaaagagtaaagaaaattaatttcaaatcaatttcTCATATTATTGtacagaagaaaaaataacacacagtacagtatgaaaTAGCATAATATGACGTACACTTAAAACAGAAGTATTGCCAACTGGTTAGTGTCCATAAAAAACTTCAATTCAACAAAGGTATTGATAGATTATAGACGAGAAAGATATAGGGGAGAAATAAACTGAAAGGGTGGGAGAGAAATGGGAAAGAGAAATAAGAGGAGATAGATATAGAGATGATCGACCAACCCATTAAACAAGAAAGATCAGATTAACAGATGATGGCAGGGGTTTAAGTGTCAATTCTGTTCAGATTtagcttgaaaaaaaaaaacatgaaaagaaacatatagagaaagaaaaaggtTTTAGTTTCTAGTGGTACTATGACGTCATCTCAAGTTTACCAAATTACAACTCCTCTGTGATATCTCCCTAACGAAACAAGATTTCTGTCAGCTGTTTGGGGAAAGATGtttttcacaaagatctctCTCACATAAGCAAAACAATGACGGTTGTTGTGTTTGtgtcttttattaattttaccaaaatacCAAATGTTCAGATTATCGTGTACACTAGCGGCAAAGAAATTGCTGTCTGAAATTAATTTTGCGTCACgatttattgtaaattttccTGGATCTTTAATATATAAACCACCAATATACGTATATACTACCCAAACAATTTCTTAGACCGGAGCAATAAACTAAACTGTGAAGTAATCAAGCGAAAGGTATACATTGCGATACTTACACATCGCTTTTCGAAGAACATATCCCACTGAAAATAGTTTCTAGGCTACACCATTTAACAGGTATTTTCTTGTCTGCAGTTTCCTGCCTCCTATATCCCCTCGTGTAGATGTCATCGGACATGCCAAAGTcagatattttaacttttaaaccaTCACCGACTAGCACATTTCGAGCTGCAAGGTCTCCATGATAACGTTTTGCATTTTCCATGTAGGCCTTTCGATAAAAAATAaagtattttttaatatatatgttgtgTTTGATTTATGGATCTTACAAAGTCAGCCTATACAGTTCTTGGAACGTTCACGGTTTCAGATCTCGGCACTCTCTCGAACAGGGACACTGAAACaatagctacgccactgataaagtaaatatttgcaaagttGAAGACTTTTGAAGTCTAACCAATTTGTAGACGACATATGTAGTCAACGGGATTAAAAGACCGAAGTGTGTATCTGGCTGGGGCTGAATATATTAACTTTAACCCTTGAAATGATTATATTGGACCATTTATACACTTACGAACTCACAGGCTCATTTCTAGCTGTGGCGAGAATCACCAATTTATATAATAACCAATGCTGATTGTGATGCAGACATCGCATCCTAACATTCAATGTTATATGGTTAGGCCTACTATAACATCAAGGGTGTTTGAAAGCTCACCATTCCATTTGTGATATCGCGAGCCACACTGATCTGTTTTTCTTCCCCTAAAGAGTATATCGGATCGATGGCTGAACTGCCTTCCTGGTGAAAGAATAAGGTGAGGTGAAGATAGTAGTGAGATGAAGTCCAATATGTTTATTGATCAAACAACGTAACATTCGTACCTTTATAAACACAGCGTATTTCTAGCAATGCATATCTGAAGCTTGTATTCAGGGGACGGATCCAGGATTTAAAAAAAGAGGGTGTGTGGCCGTGTGGTCGTTGATGCCGATTCCCACGTGACCCACGAGCGTGAAGgattcctttaaggctaaattaaATCTTTAATTAGATCGACACGCACGATTGTGCTTATAACTACCTTTAATATTATGTTTGGGtcgaacgggggggggggggttggaaccacaggcactcgtaacgttatgtaggtgtatagtatataaacacGGAGAAGGTAGGACACTCAATTCAAAACAAACGTTGAAAAGTCACCATTTTCAGAAAAAGTTACGTTCCAATTTGACCAAAACCAGCGTAAGTATTAGCTTGAGTACAAGATGATCACCTGCGGTAAATCTGACACCAATTAGACCACTGCAGCACAGATGATTCGTTAATTTGCGGTCAAAATGATGAGTTGTACCGTTATCGCGACAATCCAATTCTTCTCGCCATtttgaatgacgtcactggttGGTCACGAACGATCCCATTGGAGGAAAGACGGGTACAAATGACataatgaaaactttaaaactttGCGCTAGCACACCGTACCACAAGGCACGAGTGaccaaaagcaaaacaaaaacaaaacaaaacactgtAATGATGGTGAAAGTGGTTAAGATTCCTTTAGTTTTTAATAGCGTTTCATATATAGAAAGCAGTTATGGTTAAATATACATGTTACACATCCAGTAAAATGAACTACAATGACCCACAAagtaaatgaaaaagaaaaagttttatTAACAATTTGGCTATTAATTGACAACCAAATTTTAAGAGAATCACATTTTCAGCATGATTGCCACATGGTTCCCCTGTATAACATGGTACTGCACTAGCTTCACTTACTTTATTCAACATGGAATCAGAGATTGTTGCAGCAGCAAAGAAGGGCCATAATTTTTTCGTTCTTGGCCAAGCTGGAACtggtaaaacaaaacttatCAAATCCATAGAGCATTCCCTTACTGGATTGAACCGAAATGTTAAGATGACTGCTTCAACTGGTCTAGCAGCAGTTGCTGTAGGAGGGACAACCCTGCATGCTTTCTTTGGTATAAGTGATGGACGGTATACCGATGATGAAATCATACATAAGATTCGAAACAACATCGATTACAAAAGAATTAGAGATGGTATCATATCTACTGATACCCTTATCATAGATGAGGTATCTATGATATCAAGAAAAGTGTTCCTGCAAATCGAGGTCATCGGCAGAAGAGTTCGTGAGAAATCTCTGCCCTTTGGTGGCATGCAAGTGATCCTTGcaggtgattttttttcagcTGAAACCAGTACCCAACCATCACTTCAATGATCCTGGTGACATGATATTGAGTGAAACTTTACTGAAGAGTTTTGTTCCTCACCAGTTTGTCTTAACCAAAGTATACAGACAAAATGAAGGTAAGAAGCACAATTTTAACTGGCATTACATTATTACTGATAGACTTTTACTTCTATAGGAGTCTAGACTATATACAGTATCTCATTTAATTTTCACTGATCAGCATTAACAcattttgaattaaaaatatataaatgtttatccTTCCTGCCAGCTCTATTTTGAGCTTTTGAAGGTATCATATCTGCTTACAAAAATTTACTTgacttaaaataattaaatatgaccTTAGTACAGTAAATCATGCATGACTTTaatcaaaattgaaaaataaaacagtaacTGAGACTTTCTCACTGTTTCTAACGAAACAAACTTATTGATCAAGTTGAAATAGGAGCTTTTTTTGGCATCCCTGTAGGCTTCATTGAAACAAAAAACCCTATGTAAACTTAAGTATTAAGTATTAGCATATTGTGTATAAGCTTGATATGAATTCAAATGCAACTGATGAAATCACTTTctcatgtttttttaatttgctcATCTTTTTCAGTGGAATTAATTACTGCTGTTCATGAGCTAAGCCAAGGCCTGGATTGCTCAAATGGAACAAAGCATATGGTGAAATCCTTGGAAAGACCACTACCACCTGGGGAACGTCCTATGAAACTATTTGCCCTTAACTATGATGTAGAGAAAGTCAACTCAGACTGCTTACTGAATATGAATGGTAAtactaataattataaatatctgtaaaaATCTAACTTCAAGATAAACACACTATACATACTACATCTTCTTTACTAGAGGTTGATGAACATAAAAGCTGAAAGGTTTTGCAGATGCAATACCAGCATTTGATTTCCTTCCTCTGGATTTTAGTGACTGACCTAAAATAATAGAATTAATTGTGGAACAATAAGAAGAGTATGTAGGGTGTGTGGCATTACCATTATGCAGACCTCTTTGTTGACAGAAATGGTTCTCAATAATATCAGAATTAAAACGAGATGGTATAATATATCCATTTGGATATTCCTCCAGATGAATCCGGCAAATCTCTGGAAATGACAACAGGAGAGATTCGATGTCATCACAGCACTCTGTTGAGAGGatgcattttcttttctctttgtcAGGGACATGGACATTTGTCAGAGCACAGTTTCTCCAATCTTGAAAAAATTTGCAGGCTTTACCCAGAGTGGCAATTCTGTCATCATGTACATCCTTAATTGGCCGGTTATCTCTAaagatttgaataattttactGGTTGTTTCCAGCAATTCAATTGTGCTATCGAGACCATTTCCATTGATCAAGCTTGATCAAGTAACACCTCTGTAGCTAGTTCCTTAGATACAGCCATGCTTTTTAATGTCCTGAGGTTATTGCACTCAACACCACTATCTACCCAACCAATCAATTTTGGTTTGCCATCATCCATTTCTATAACAAGATCTTCCTGAATTTTGGTCTCATCATGGATCAGTAAGCCAGCTCTGCCATCAGGAGCTATGTGAGCATCATTAGCTGCCTCATACATCCAATGAAATACTGCTTCTTGTATTCCGCTCCTCTGTTTCACTATGTTCTTGTATCTTCGAAGATGACGTCCAGATGGTAGAACCAAGTAATTACTATCTTTTAAGTCCTGGTATGCTTGTGGGCTCCTCAACCAAAGCGATAGGCAGAGACTGATGATTTCCTTGTCCCACTTTCTGCCATTTGGACTTTTTGTTTTAAGGGCACCATGTTGTGACTTCAGAAGTACTTTCATCTCAGGTGATGCATTTGGGAAACAGCTCTCCAAAATCTTGGATATGTCGCTGTCATCATCTTCATCTAATATCACATCTTTCCCTAGGTTCAGCGAAGGTAGTTTCTTACAGCAGGTACAAATACCTGAAGTAGCTGCCCATGAAAGGACCTGCTTGCAGTAACTTGATCGTATGACCGTTACGTCTGTGCTGGAGATCCCTGATCTAACTTTTTCTACACTAAAGTAACGTAATTCTTCCCTAGGCTCAATCAGATGAAATCCTCTGCAAAGCGATAGTTTCCGAACAATGTCAATTGTTTTTAAGAAGCTACTTTCAGTGCAAACAAATCTGCTGTCAAGATCAAGTTTATCGATGTCTATGGAACGACCTCTCACCTTCAGCGTCCAAGTGCCATCGCATATTTGTATGTCTTTCATCACCATGTTACCATCAACAAACATTGAGGAGCTAACACTTACTTCAAGTTTCTCTGGTGAACAGGATACCAAGATGACATCAGCTTGGATAAATTTTGTCAGTTCCTGTAGTTGCAATGTAGGTTCTTCATTGGGGATAACGTTTTCCTTCTGAATCATTGAGATGCCATGGTAAACCAAAACAGATATCCCACCAATCTGCTTTCTTCCTTTCTTGGCAAATGGGAATAGTTTCTGTAAGGCAGTGGCCAGTTGTTTCTTTGACCTTGGGCTACTCTCCTTCATAAGCTCCCTGAATGCAACATAACCATTCGGTTCAATTGTGATTCTCTCTGTCAACCTGAAAGAGGGTAAACATCGCAAGCCATTAATATCTTGTGCTGGTATAAATATTATACACATTTTTAAATACTCATTTTTGTATCATTGCAGGCACTATGAAGAGTTACAAAGGAATTGACGATGGGGACATAAGAGCGCTGTCAAGAAGTGTGGCACTACCGGTGTTACATCTGAAGGTGGGTGCTCCTGTTATCCTGACAGCAAACGTAACACGAACACTAGTGAATGGACTAAGAGGGATTGTGCAGGATATGCACACCAGCCATGTAACAGTGCAGTTTAACGGATTGGATGGTACAACTAATGTTCATCCCTTTAGATTTACAGTCTTTTCTGCAGACAAAGGAAAGGATGTTGCAAGCAGAAAGCAGCTACCACTGGCACTCGCTTTTGCTATGACAGTCCACAAGGCCCAGGGAATGTCTATTAAGAGACTAGAAGTAGACTGTCGACATATGACATTTCCAGGACAGATCGGAGTTGCAATTGGAAGAGCACAATCCAAAGATGGTCTACATGTCACACATTTTAAGCTGAACCTAATCAAGCCACAACCAAGAGAAATCAGGGAATTCTATGACTCTGAATCAACCCCTATGAAGGATACGCTTCACTGCTGCCAAGTTAATGTGGACAGCTTGCATCAAGTTGAACAAAAGGCAGCCGATTTCACCCCTCAGTCAAGTTGTCATGAAGAGAAAGACCCTGACAGTGATGAAGAAGTACTAAACTTCATGGATATGTACGAGAAGGTACTAACAGGGGATACAGGTGACACATTGCCTTTTCCAACAACAGACTTACTAGATGCCATGACCTGTAAGATTGTCCTAACAAAGGAGCAGGAAAACCTTAACAACCAAATCACTTTACTGAGATCCCGAATCAGCATCACCGACTCTTTTATGAGTAAAATCTACAACACAGTTAAAAGCCTCTTTGAAACACTTGTACCACTAGGCAACTCAAAAAATCACAACTGCTCTACTTTCTATGCCTCCTTCAACAACTACTTGGGATCTGAAGCCTACCGTGGCCATGTGGAGCAACTTTTTCTGACCACCACCCTGGAGAAGACACAATCTAGGCTGGCATTTGGCCTTGCTTGCAAAGTTCGGGAAGTTGTTACTACAAATGCAACTAAAAAGATGAAGGATGCTGCAGATAGAGAGGCCCAGGAAGCACAGAAGGTGTTTGACAGCTCTGATGGTGGCAGATCTAAGTTGCGGTATATTGCTGGGTGGTGTGTGGCTACAGTGAGGCACAGGAAGAGACAGGCAGTGAGAAGGCATCTGTACAGTCCAAAAGCCAAGGAGTTTGTAAACACCACACACAGACAAGTGGAGCTGCTGGACATGCTTGTAGTAACTGCTGCAAGTATACATGAATCTTCATGCGACAAACCATCACTTGCAGAAATCCAGAGGAAAAATAATTTAAGAGAGAGCCTTTGCCATTCTTCTGTCAGCTAGATGCCACTGTCAGGAAACTTGAAACAGAGCAAACCGTCAAAGCCCATGGAGATGAAATGTacgattttatttttaagacaATCATGTCAGATCCAGCTTTGACAAGCATGTGGCAGAAACTGTTTCCAGATGGTGAGTTTGATGATTGTGCAAGAGAGCTTAGACAGGAGCTTTTTCAGAAGCATATCAATATGTCGTCTGCACAATTCAGGAGGGAATACAAAAGATCTATAAAGGTTCAGAAGAAAGAAGCCCACCGCAAGCAGATCAAAATGTCAGAGCCCAGAAAAGGAAACAATATGAAGAAGATCTCCAAGCTACCACCACTTTCCAGCCCACATTCATCAACCAACCCAGACATGACAGCATCCTGTAGCAGTTCTTCCAATCAATTATCCAATAAGAGGAAGCCTACTAAGAAGGAAAAATCCAAAGGCAAGGCAAAAAAAACCAAAGACCCTGAAATGGCCATGTGGTTTCTGCTTCTTGGAATGTATGACAGATTGTGTTTGCTGTGACGGATGTGCAATGTGGTTTCACTATCAATGCATGGGCCTTAATGGGGAGGAGCAGGAACTGAAAGACACCCATTGGTACTGCACAACATGCAAACAATAGATGTTCTATACCTTGACTACTGTATTGAGTACAAAGGAAGTTTTCGACGAGAGAAATTTATCACATGCTATAGAGAAACTTCATTGTATCAATACGTACTGCAAAGTCGCAGGTTTTTCTACCTTTGGGATTAAGGCTTATTCATATTACAATTCATTTTTGGAAGGGAATGATGAAGAAGCAGCTTTTGAATCTAAATGTCAGATGGGGATTCTGAAGCATTGCATTCAGTCGCCACATATTCCCTCGAGCTCTCAAGTTAAACCAAACTTTCACCAGCCATGGGATTTTACGCTGTGtacagaaaatataaattacAACAGGCTTCTTTTGCTTTCCTGGTGCATGTTTTCTGATAATACTATACTAGTTAGGCCCCTAGGCGATATGCACACACACAACGAATCACCTGTTCTTAGATTCAGTGGAATTGGATTATGAACATTTTGCCCAACCAACCATCATAATACTTGACAAAACTTACCACGaaaaaaggctgactttcggcATCTTGTCTCTTGTTTACTTCACTTCATACTTTCCATAATACTTGACAACACGTACCACGAAAAAAGGCTGACCTTCGGCTTCTTGTCTTTTATTTACCTCACTTCAAACTTTTCATTACGTCATCTGTACCCGTCTTTCCTCCAATGGGATCGTTCGTGACCaaccagtgacgtcattcaaaATGGCGAGAAGAATTGGATTGTTGCGATAACGGTACAACTCATCATTTTGACCGCAAATTAACGAATCATCTGTGCTGCAGTGGTCTAATTGGTGTCAGATTTACCGCAGGTGATCATCTTGTACTCAAGCTAATACTTACGCTGGTTTTGGTCAAATTGGAACGTAACTTTTTCTGAAAATGGTGACTTTTCAACGTTTGTTTTGAATTGAGTGTCCTACCTTCTCCgtgtttatatactatacacctacataacgttacgagtgcctgtggtTGGAACGGTTGGGTTTGGTAAACCTCCGCACCTGGTAACCGCAACATTTAAAAAGGGAATATATACCGTCAACGGTACACAAagtataaattaaataaactCAAATATATCTTTCACGTAATCAATGGTTTACTTTTAGCCAATTAAGATTGGTTCTATAAATTATCAGATAAAATCGCATACATATACGTTACAGAGTAGTTCCATATTATCGCATACAGCTTACAGCTCTAGATGCGTAATTCATTACTGCCATATCATTGCATTCCCATAAAATGTTGCTTTTGTGTGGTAGGAAGAGTAACAAGTGGCATATATAGTCTTTACCTCTCGGCACTTCCTCAAGAAGTTGAGTAAATCTCCAAATTGCATATATTCAGTGATCAGGTAAAAAGGTTCTCTCCTTGAACAGCAGGCAACAAGGGACATGATATTTCTGTGTTCTCCAAGTGAGGAGAGTAACTTCATTTCATCTAAGAGGTCTTCATTAGCCTCGGCGAAAGCGCCGACTGTGAAGAAGTGTAAAATAAAAACGTACTATAAACGAATGCAATTACAACATCTTTGGACATGAAATGCAAAATACAGGGAATATTCTTTCCATTCTTTCAAACATAGTTCGACATGGTTCTAAATCGAATTGTATCCCAAAGGGATACATTGTGACGGAAGCAAAGTAAAGAGCTATTTATATGATCAGCAATCCCATATGAATAAAGCCTGTGAATTTCCAGGATATCAATTGGAGAATAATTTCCTCCGAGAAATAATGTAATGTTAATTCATAAATAGAAAACTAATTTGGTCAAATTATCAACACATTTGTCAGAGCAGAGAATGTTTGAGACGAACAGCACGATCTGACAGTGGCCTAGCAGGAAACAACAGGGCAATTATAGCAGTTATAGAAATTCGTCCTCAAAGGAGATTCAACA
Proteins encoded in this window:
- the LOC139984459 gene encoding uncharacterized protein — its product is MCIIFIPAQDINGLRCLPSFRLTERITIEPNGYVAFRELMKESSPRSKKQLATALQKLFPFAKKGRKQIGGISVLVYHGISMIQKENVIPNEEPTLQLQELTKFIQADVILVSCSPEKLEVSVSSSMFVDGNMVMKDIQICDGTWTLKVRGRSIDIDKLDLDSRFVCTESSFLKTIDIVRKLSLCRGFHLIEPREELRYFSVEKVRSGISSTDVTVIRSSYCKQVLSWAATSGICTCCKKLPSLNLGKDVILDEDDDSDISKILESCFPNASPEMKVLLKSQHGALKTKSPNGRKWDKEIISLCLSLWLRSPQAYQDLKDSNYLVLPSGRHLRRYKNIVKQRSGIQEAVFHWMYEAANDAHIAPDGRAGLLIHDETKIQEDLVIEMDDGKPKLIGWVDSGVECNNLRTLKSMAVSKELATEVTIELLETTSKIIQIFRDNRPIKDVHDDRIATLGKACKFFQDWRNCALTNVHVPDKEKRKCILSTECCDDIESLLLSFPEICRIHLEEYPNGYIIPSRFNSDIIENHFCQQRGLHNGNATHPTYSSYCSTINSIILGQSLKSRGRKSNAGIASAKPFSFYVHQPLVKKM
- the LOC139984457 gene encoding tyrosine-protein kinase receptor Tie-1-like, with the translated sequence MLNKEGSSAIDPIYSLGEEKQISVARDITNGMAYMENAKRYHGDLAARNVLVGDGLKVKISDFGMSDDIYTRGYRRQETADKKIPVKWCSLETIFSGICSSKSDVWSFGVVLHEIFTLGGSPYPGMALRFLVNKLREGYRMEKAEHCPDDIYQLMLKCWQEDPADRPKFVDLSEELGELLAKRCDYIQFSVDDEMAEPDGENLQGRMLTSSGSTNPQLRQPRELHPIDEDGGEVDVTELLAVLQEDEEGRYLQSREDKTDESMGQI